The following nucleotide sequence is from Arvicola amphibius chromosome 1, mArvAmp1.2, whole genome shotgun sequence.
ACCAGTGCGCTGATGTTGAGGCACTTGGCAGTGGAGGCGTAGGCCTGGGCTCCAGTCACATCGCCCACCATCTTCCTGTCCCTGGACTGGAGCAGAGCAGATGGACGGTCAGTGGCCCTGGAGCTGATGGGCGAATGCTCGGAAGCTTTTCTCATCATGCTCCCTGTGGCCTGCATCTCTCCTACTTAGGTCAGGAACATTCTACATACTCTGTCTATGCAGGTGGCCCTAGGACTTGCTGCTAACCTCACCATGGAGTGTTGTTTCCCATGAATCTCCTGAGCATTTTCCACACAGACTAGCACCCCAGTGTGCAAGGCAAAGGGGGCACTCTGGGAGTTCCTCTAGACTGCCTTGGGACAGTCTTGACCCCAGGATCCCCAGGCAGCCTCACCCTATATCTGCCATAGAGCATCTTTAAGCCAACACACAagtacgtgcatgcacacacacacacacgctcacacacacgcacacacacgcacatgtccccatacatgcacaccacagaagaatgcacacaaacattttaaacaaaggaccccccacacacacctaggTGCCTTCTGAATAGATGGAACTTCAGGCTCACACacaaattttgttgttgttgttgttgttgttttaagttttttgagacagggtttcactgtttagctctgactgtcctggaattccctttaTAGTCCatattggcctcgaactccaagagatctgcctgcctctgcctctgcctcccgagagatgggattaaaggtgtgcaccaccgcccagctcccacacaccTTACACCATCGTTGCCACCTCCACCACACTCACCTTCACAGAGTAGGCATAGGCAATGAAGCCCAAGCAGCAGAAATTCAAGAAGAGCGTATTGAACAGGGACCAGACCACATGGTCCGGGACAGCAACCTCCCTGGGCATGTTGATCACGGTGGTTCTGACAGAAGTGGAGCCATGGGGTCCCCCCAACTCAGCTACCTCATATTCTTCCTTGATTCTTTCGTAGTTTGGGGGCTGCCCCCCAGTGGGAGCAGTCAGGAAGCCTTGGGAAGTGTGGTTCATGGTCCCGAGCAAAGCCAGCAGTGAAGGGTAGAGGATGAGGTGCCGTGGGTCCACCCTCTCTCCAGCAGTTTCGGTTTCTCAGAAGTTTCCTTTTCCTGAATTTTGGCTTAATGAGAATTGGCTGAGTTCTGAGGGGCGTGGATCTAAAAGTTCTGTGGATCAAATTACTCCAGGGCAGGATGTCAGGAAAGACAGTGAACGGGGAactt
It contains:
- the LOC119816941 gene encoding interferon-induced transmembrane protein 3; this translates as MNHTSQGFLTAPTGGQPPNYERIKEEYEVAELGGPHGSTSVRTTVINMPREVAVPDHVVWSLFNTLFLNFCCLGFIAYAYSVKSRDRKMVGDVTGAQAYASTAKCLNISALVLSILTVVVTIIAVVYIAVSAGRLYT